In the Candidatus Saccharimonas aalborgensis genome, one interval contains:
- a CDS encoding type II toxin-antitoxin system antitoxin SocA domain-containing protein has translation MSFTDTLKRLRGEKGVSQADVAEAIGIARATYASLEAERRPANLDEINRLAEYYQVSPADLISGEVSMVHESVAPYDFGQAKEEIIPRDIDPKTSPEKLREVLLYVLEKVGAKPNVGETVLYKLLYFIDFDYYEKTGQSVTGLTYVRNHFGPTPTRDFVSVVEGMKANQELEVAETEYFKNTQKKYLPLISVELKELSASELQHINETLARLSDKSAAELSELSHYDTPWRVAKQGEKINYRFVFYRSDLTAVTEPEDEL, from the coding sequence ATGAGCTTTACAGATACTCTCAAGAGATTAAGAGGAGAAAAAGGCGTGAGCCAAGCCGATGTCGCAGAGGCAATTGGTATTGCTCGTGCTACCTATGCAAGCCTGGAGGCAGAACGTCGTCCGGCGAACCTTGATGAAATTAACAGACTTGCTGAATATTACCAGGTCTCACCGGCCGATCTTATATCAGGCGAAGTGAGTATGGTGCATGAGTCTGTCGCACCGTACGATTTCGGGCAAGCCAAGGAAGAGATTATCCCGCGTGACATCGATCCAAAAACGAGCCCGGAAAAGCTCCGCGAAGTGCTGCTATATGTACTCGAAAAAGTAGGTGCTAAACCGAATGTTGGCGAAACCGTTTTATATAAGTTGCTGTACTTTATTGATTTTGACTACTACGAAAAGACAGGTCAGTCGGTAACAGGCCTAACCTACGTGCGTAACCACTTTGGTCCAACCCCGACGCGGGATTTTGTGAGTGTAGTAGAAGGCATGAAGGCGAACCAAGAGCTCGAAGTTGCAGAGACGGAATACTTCAAGAACACGCAAAAGAAGTACTTACCATTAATAAGCGTGGAACTGAAAGAACTTAGCGCTAGCGAACTACAGCACATAAATGAGACATTAGCACGCTTAAGTGATAAGTCCGCTGCAGAATTGAGTGAGCTCTCACACTATGATACGCCGTGGCGAGTTGCAAAACAGGGTGAAAAAATAAACTATCGCTTCGTCTTTTATCGCAGCGACTTGACCGCCGTGACGGAGCCAGAGGATGAACTTTGA
- a CDS encoding ATP-grasp domain-containing protein, giving the protein MNSKKLCSAELLFRAAEKMSLHPEWLEDGSIFAIQVDGSERYINYSISSMNSQLSSSMVGNKNAARLVLARRGFPTMSHLVPTDRTGAQTFLATHKKIVVKPIKGSNSRDVHIVESSKQLDTFDIGKYILEEYAPGRELRYLLLNGEIIGVHESQYGQSVAEDRPLKRISYSHSKWDRTLVSLSIEIAKVFGLRFAAIDFIVGPDGKARILEVNSSPGMKWFHAPTSGPVVDVAHLFLRAMLDDRRAETSTAAGSPAASHVRT; this is encoded by the coding sequence ATGAATAGTAAGAAGCTTTGCTCTGCTGAGCTATTGTTTAGGGCAGCTGAAAAGATGAGCCTGCATCCAGAGTGGCTTGAAGACGGCTCAATATTTGCTATCCAAGTCGACGGCAGTGAACGGTACATCAATTACTCGATTAGTTCTATGAATTCACAGTTGAGCAGTAGTATGGTTGGCAACAAAAACGCTGCGAGGCTCGTGCTGGCGCGCAGGGGTTTTCCAACTATGTCTCACCTTGTTCCGACAGACCGGACAGGTGCCCAAACTTTCTTAGCAACGCACAAAAAAATTGTCGTTAAGCCTATCAAAGGCAGCAATTCACGTGACGTGCATATCGTAGAGTCATCCAAACAGCTGGATACCTTTGACATCGGAAAATATATACTAGAAGAATATGCACCCGGTAGAGAACTACGCTATTTGCTTCTGAACGGTGAGATTATCGGAGTTCATGAGAGCCAGTATGGTCAGTCTGTCGCAGAGGACCGCCCTCTGAAAAGGATATCGTACTCTCATAGCAAGTGGGATCGTACGTTAGTCTCTTTATCTATCGAGATCGCGAAAGTGTTTGGTTTGCGGTTTGCTGCAATTGATTTCATCGTCGGGCCGGACGGAAAAGCACGTATTCTGGAAGTAAATAGCTCTCCGGGGATGAAATGGTTTCATGCGCCAACCAGCGGGCCGGTGGTGGATGTTGCGCATCTATTTTTGCGGGCGATGTTGGATGATAGGCGTGCTGAAACTTCTACGGCAGCTGGCTCGCCAGCCGCTTCTCATGTACGGACGTAA
- a CDS encoding AAA family ATPase, giving the protein MKTLVMGCDASGKSTLVRAIYEKYGDYTVESSTAVEALAFKQANTGRVIDAPFINDREAFYLSLERAEQQAQASIKGNLITTNSLLITLLSHGAMRQCIGEPYTATHTIVDQWLNDETKNGVVPDIIVHVFAADAIIGQRIRERQRSGVVGEEFWGFNSPFFLSHYQRKLGKAADILALRGLNVLSVDTGHCKADFTFRQYAKFRDMC; this is encoded by the coding sequence GTGAAGACTCTTGTGATGGGTTGTGATGCCTCTGGCAAGTCGACGCTTGTTCGGGCTATCTACGAAAAGTATGGCGATTATACTGTAGAATCAAGCACTGCGGTTGAGGCACTTGCCTTTAAGCAAGCAAATACGGGCAGAGTCATCGACGCGCCATTTATTAACGATCGCGAAGCGTTCTACTTGTCGCTAGAGCGCGCTGAGCAACAAGCGCAAGCCTCTATCAAAGGTAACCTTATCACCACAAATTCGCTGCTTATTACGTTATTGTCTCACGGTGCTATGCGTCAATGTATTGGCGAACCCTACACAGCTACTCATACGATCGTCGATCAGTGGCTAAACGATGAAACAAAGAACGGTGTGGTGCCTGACATTATTGTTCATGTGTTTGCCGCTGATGCGATAATTGGACAGCGCATACGTGAACGCCAGCGTTCCGGTGTTGTGGGTGAAGAGTTTTGGGGATTTAATTCGCCATTCTTTCTCTCGCACTATCAACGCAAACTCGGCAAAGCTGCGGACATATTGGCGCTAAGGGGACTTAATGTGCTATCTGTAGACACCGGCCATTGCAAGGCAGATTTTACGTTTAGACAATACGCTAAATTTCGCGATATGTGCTAA
- the heR gene encoding heliorhodopsin HeR yields MTNISHASKQSLRKLNIAAAAFHLALALFVLYYSNSFSLPVTATYLAGPPGSVFTDPITLFNVRVGYAVALFLGLSALFHVLVASKVFFQRYIKGLGNTINVFRWVEYSISSTLMILLIAQITGISDYGALLGIAGVNVSMILFGWLQEKYTRPGSREWLPFIFGCIAGIVPWLIVLISVLSPNSPSDATPPAFVYGIIVSIFLLFNSFALVQYKQYRALGKWKDYLRGERAYIVLSFTAKAALAIQIFANTLIPN; encoded by the coding sequence ATGACGAACATCTCACATGCATCAAAACAGTCACTTCGAAAACTAAATATTGCGGCAGCGGCGTTTCATCTGGCGCTGGCGCTGTTTGTGCTGTATTATTCAAACTCATTTTCGTTGCCTGTGACAGCGACGTACTTAGCGGGACCCCCGGGGTCGGTGTTTACAGACCCAATCACGTTGTTTAATGTGCGGGTAGGTTACGCCGTGGCGCTGTTCCTAGGATTGTCGGCGCTTTTCCACGTGCTGGTCGCGTCGAAAGTGTTTTTCCAGCGCTATATCAAAGGTCTTGGTAACACGATCAACGTGTTTCGTTGGGTCGAATATTCGATCAGCTCGACACTGATGATTTTGCTTATCGCGCAGATTACGGGGATTAGTGATTATGGCGCGCTTCTCGGCATAGCTGGGGTAAATGTATCGATGATCTTGTTCGGCTGGCTGCAAGAAAAGTATACGCGTCCAGGCTCACGTGAATGGCTGCCCTTTATATTTGGTTGTATTGCAGGAATCGTGCCGTGGCTTATCGTGCTTATTTCGGTACTATCGCCCAACTCGCCGTCTGACGCCACACCGCCAGCATTTGTCTACGGTATTATTGTGTCGATATTCCTTCTGTTTAATTCATTCGCACTGGTTCAGTACAAGCAGTACCGAGCACTCGGAAAGTGGAAAGACTATTTGCGCGGTGAGCGTGCGTATATCGTACTAAGCTTCACTGCCAAAGCAGCACTGGCGATTCAGATCTTTGCCAACACGCTAATCCCGAACTAA
- a CDS encoding YitT family protein, translated as MVRRSASIASGAAVATLGLQAFLIPNHLTDGGVVGISIIATHVTGLPIGFFLLCLNAPFIYLGYKKLGSIFAISSSVGLLFMSLMTGLFHSSSAATTEPILAAIFGGLAIGIGSGVVIRYGGTLDGTEIVAILAEKKSPFSVGELIMAMNLLILGVAGFVFGWDRAMYSLVAYAVAYKAMDITAEGLDQSKSVWIVSNKYLEIGEAIRQELGRKVTYVNGRSVDGIVSNGVILSVITRIEEQKLKAVVATCDPRAFVVISDVHEVMGQNFESKT; from the coding sequence ATAGTAAGACGTAGCGCCAGTATCGCATCGGGCGCAGCTGTTGCTACTCTGGGATTGCAGGCGTTCTTGATACCAAATCACCTGACTGATGGTGGGGTTGTCGGCATTTCAATTATTGCTACACATGTTACTGGGCTGCCCATCGGCTTTTTCCTACTCTGTCTAAACGCACCTTTCATATATTTAGGCTATAAAAAGTTAGGCAGCATATTTGCTATCTCGTCGAGTGTGGGTTTACTATTTATGTCACTTATGACCGGCCTATTTCATAGTAGTTCAGCCGCAACAACTGAACCCATACTTGCGGCTATCTTTGGCGGGTTAGCTATCGGGATAGGGTCGGGCGTCGTTATTCGTTATGGGGGCACGCTGGATGGCACAGAAATCGTCGCAATATTGGCGGAGAAAAAATCTCCATTTTCCGTAGGTGAACTGATAATGGCTATGAATTTGCTTATTCTTGGAGTCGCAGGATTTGTGTTCGGTTGGGATAGAGCTATGTACTCATTGGTCGCATATGCCGTTGCCTACAAAGCCATGGATATCACGGCAGAGGGACTCGACCAGTCAAAGTCGGTCTGGATAGTGAGCAATAAATACTTGGAAATCGGTGAGGCTATACGACAAGAACTCGGTAGAAAAGTAACGTATGTCAACGGTCGTAGCGTTGATGGAATTGTATCAAATGGCGTGATTTTGTCGGTGATTACTCGCATCGAAGAACAAAAACTAAAAGCAGTGGTTGCCACTTGTGACCCACGCGCTTTTGTAGTTATCAGCGATGTACATGAGGTTATGGGGCAAAATTTTGAGAGCAAGACATAG
- a CDS encoding GIY-YIG nuclease family protein — MSDIIYVLTNEAMPGYVKIGKTSTNLEQRIRELSASTSVPMPFTPHYACTVANATFVERQLHDAFGDNRVNPKREFFAIDPERVVAALKLAQIEDITPGHDIVDSPEDQRALDEARERRGRFNFDMVNIPLGAELHFSRDNTITARVIGRTGSESIEFNGRPTSLSAAAQEVLGYRNVVSGTAHWSYEGETLDERRRRMDESE; from the coding sequence ATGAGCGATATTATCTATGTATTAACAAATGAAGCAATGCCGGGGTATGTAAAGATCGGCAAGACAAGCACTAATCTTGAGCAGCGAATCCGCGAGCTGAGCGCATCGACGAGTGTACCGATGCCATTCACCCCTCATTATGCATGTACCGTTGCTAATGCGACATTTGTGGAGCGGCAGTTGCATGATGCGTTTGGTGACAATCGTGTCAATCCGAAACGCGAGTTTTTTGCGATCGACCCAGAACGCGTGGTAGCGGCCCTCAAGCTTGCACAGATCGAAGACATTACGCCTGGTCACGACATCGTTGATTCACCCGAAGACCAACGTGCTCTCGACGAAGCCCGTGAGCGGCGCGGTCGATTTAATTTTGACATGGTAAATATTCCCCTTGGCGCTGAGTTGCATTTCAGCCGCGATAATACGATTACCGCGCGCGTGATCGGCCGCACAGGTTCAGAAAGTATTGAGTTCAACGGTCGCCCAACGAGTCTTTCTGCCGCCGCACAGGAAGTGCTTGGCTACCGCAATGTTGTATCGGGCACTGCGCATTGGTCATACGAGGGGGAAACTCTTGATGAGCGTCGTCGACGCATGGACGAGAGTGAGTAA
- a CDS encoding adenine-specific methyltransferase EcoRI family protein, translated as MANSNLTSAKKAKNDEFYTQYPDIQKEIGAYLMYNPDTFRDKVVYCNCDDPFESNFFKYFVLNFKRLGLKKLITTSYKPSPVANTQLGLFGDDVTVTPAKGRPKVTANKFVISDVGDYDDDGQFNLEDVAQQLKANKHNEWTPLEGDGDFRSVECVELLEQSDIVVTNPPFSLFREYVGQLVEYKKKFVIIGSMNAITYKEIFPLIKEDKIWLGNGFNAGNAYFSVPSENVRDFASGVFDEQTGLVKFRNVNWFTNIDHARRHQPLQLMTMAENLKHNKKMQGRDAYDKYDNYDAIEVPFSDAIPSDYNGVMGVPISFLDKYSPEQFEIVGHPQSNILPKGWRGVTKEFVDLYYKQGNKGAIRQGWINPVYVDTDGKAIVPYQRILIRHRKAAV; from the coding sequence ATGGCGAACTCAAACCTCACTAGCGCCAAAAAGGCCAAAAATGATGAGTTTTATACGCAGTATCCCGACATCCAAAAGGAAATCGGGGCGTATCTTATGTATAATCCCGATACGTTTCGTGACAAAGTAGTCTATTGTAACTGCGATGACCCATTTGAGAGCAACTTTTTCAAATACTTTGTGCTCAACTTCAAGCGACTGGGATTGAAAAAGCTAATCACGACGAGCTACAAGCCAAGCCCCGTTGCAAATACACAACTCGGACTGTTTGGCGATGATGTCACCGTCACTCCAGCAAAAGGCAGGCCAAAGGTAACGGCAAACAAGTTTGTCATTAGCGATGTGGGTGACTATGATGACGATGGGCAATTCAATCTCGAGGACGTGGCTCAGCAACTCAAAGCAAATAAGCATAACGAGTGGACCCCGCTCGAGGGCGACGGTGATTTTCGCAGTGTTGAGTGTGTAGAGCTACTCGAGCAGTCGGATATCGTGGTGACAAATCCGCCGTTTAGTTTGTTTCGCGAGTACGTAGGGCAGCTCGTCGAATACAAAAAGAAATTTGTGATTATTGGTAGCATGAACGCTATTACGTATAAAGAAATATTTCCCCTAATCAAGGAAGATAAGATTTGGCTCGGCAACGGTTTTAATGCGGGAAACGCATATTTTTCGGTACCTTCTGAAAATGTTCGTGATTTTGCCTCAGGAGTGTTTGATGAACAGACGGGACTCGTGAAGTTTCGCAATGTAAATTGGTTCACAAACATTGACCACGCACGTCGTCACCAACCATTGCAACTCATGACGATGGCCGAAAATTTGAAACACAACAAAAAAATGCAGGGTAGAGATGCTTATGATAAATACGACAATTACGATGCCATTGAAGTGCCGTTTAGCGATGCAATTCCCAGTGATTACAATGGCGTTATGGGAGTACCCATCAGTTTCCTCGACAAATACTCGCCGGAGCAATTTGAGATCGTGGGTCATCCTCAGTCAAATATCCTGCCAAAAGGTTGGAGGGGTGTAACAAAAGAATTTGTCGATCTTTACTATAAGCAAGGTAACAAAGGAGCGATACGACAGGGCTGGATTAACCCCGTCTACGTCGACACCGATGGCAAAGCTATCGTTCCCTATCAACGCATCTTAATCCGACACAGAAAGGCGGCTGTATGA
- a CDS encoding cyclase family protein, giving the protein MKLIDISMDLNEQTVVWVEDQQPKLIPVARQPEAPVNFTWLDFGSHAGTHVDAPYYLFTDKWKSDEIPLDILMGECQVVDVTGVSDYIEISDLKKHDITSKRILLKTKNSYDTMKSYNPNHVALSEAAACYLRDLGITLIGFDYQSFERDGANVIHRIYMERDIISLDNLRLADAPAGHYTLVCLPIKVTGIDGAPARAILLEGATL; this is encoded by the coding sequence ATGAAGTTAATTGATATCTCAATGGATTTAAATGAGCAAACCGTAGTGTGGGTCGAGGATCAGCAGCCAAAGCTCATACCAGTTGCTCGACAACCAGAGGCTCCCGTTAACTTCACGTGGCTTGACTTTGGTTCGCATGCCGGCACTCATGTTGATGCACCGTATTACTTGTTCACTGATAAGTGGAAGTCTGATGAAATACCCCTCGACATCTTAATGGGCGAATGCCAGGTAGTTGATGTCACAGGCGTGAGCGATTACATTGAAATATCAGATCTTAAGAAACATGACATTACCAGTAAGCGCATTCTACTTAAAACAAAGAATTCTTACGACACTATGAAGTCGTACAATCCAAACCATGTTGCTTTGAGTGAGGCGGCAGCATGTTATTTACGTGATCTAGGTATCACACTAATAGGGTTTGATTATCAGAGCTTCGAACGCGATGGTGCAAATGTGATTCATCGAATATATATGGAACGGGACATCATTTCGCTCGATAACCTGCGGCTGGCTGACGCTCCGGCTGGCCACTATACGTTAGTGTGTTTGCCGATTAAGGTGACGGGCATTGATGGTGCACCAGCACGCGCTATTTTGCTGGAGGGAGCAACGTTATGA
- a CDS encoding DUF2188 domain-containing protein translates to MLPIVPQVSTTNNPQVQEYVDAARAGMNAHFVAKSHDGWRVRRLHAQKATGVYNTKREAIARAKTIAKNQRSSVYVLGNDGHISEQFAY, encoded by the coding sequence ATGTTACCAATAGTTCCACAGGTATCCACAACGAATAATCCGCAGGTACAGGAATATGTCGATGCAGCACGCGCGGGTATGAATGCACATTTTGTGGCTAAAAGTCATGACGGGTGGCGTGTTAGGCGACTTCATGCTCAAAAAGCAACTGGCGTATATAACACCAAACGCGAAGCAATAGCAAGGGCTAAAACAATTGCTAAAAACCAGCGCTCAAGCGTTTATGTGCTCGGTAACGACGGTCACATATCCGAACAATTTGCTTATTAA
- a CDS encoding YdeI/OmpD-associated family protein: MMQTRVSSGTVHQLTPDIQKVLLSNTRALAAWQDITPLARNEFICWITDAKKPETRAKRIRVAIDKLSRGERRPCCWIGCTHRTDKPMSPTQKWALDKTRSPKK; the protein is encoded by the coding sequence ATGATGCAAACTCGCGTTTCTAGCGGAACAGTTCACCAACTTACTCCCGATATACAAAAGGTGCTGTTAAGCAATACCCGTGCGCTCGCAGCATGGCAAGACATCACCCCACTCGCGCGCAATGAATTCATCTGCTGGATTACCGATGCTAAAAAGCCCGAAACTCGTGCTAAGCGCATCCGTGTAGCAATCGATAAACTCTCACGCGGCGAGCGCCGACCATGCTGCTGGATTGGCTGTACTCACCGTACCGACAAGCCGATGAGCCCTACCCAAAAATGGGCTCTCGATAAGACACGTTCGCCAAAGAAGTAA
- a CDS encoding HNH endonuclease family protein, translated as MKTTLWVRRDEADAGQGITVADIVEGFEYNELDEKGLFGLDGRLTIQPEYQRRYIYGDGRKDVAVIDSLLKGYPIGLLYFSKVGDDDYEVLDGQQRITTIGRFVRGLFAAKDTNGNQQYFSGLAADMQRRIMETPLLVYICEGEESEIKDWFKTINIAGVALNEQEILNAVYSGPFVTLAREEFSNPNNSNVQKWSSYIAGDIRRQEYLERALQWVSREDVDRYMSQHRYDTSIDELKAYFTKVINWIDGVFIDVEREMRGLEWGRLYEMYHTTQYEPARVHETVRRLYGDEFVKRRSGVFEYILGGESDTKLLDVRVFDDRDKRVVYERQTNTAHEKDTSNCSYCAIGHDANQAKLWGYNEMDADHVSAWSKGGSTSLENCEMLCVAHNRAKGNR; from the coding sequence ATGAAAACAACACTATGGGTAAGGCGAGATGAAGCCGATGCTGGGCAAGGCATCACTGTTGCTGATATCGTCGAAGGTTTTGAGTACAATGAGCTTGACGAAAAAGGACTCTTTGGACTCGACGGCCGACTGACGATCCAGCCGGAGTATCAACGCCGATACATCTATGGTGACGGCAGGAAGGACGTCGCGGTGATCGATAGTCTACTCAAGGGCTATCCGATCGGCCTATTGTACTTTAGCAAAGTCGGTGATGACGACTATGAAGTACTTGATGGCCAGCAGCGTATCACGACGATAGGAAGGTTTGTACGCGGACTCTTTGCCGCAAAAGATACCAACGGAAATCAACAATATTTTAGCGGTCTAGCGGCAGACATGCAGCGTCGTATCATGGAAACGCCACTGCTTGTGTATATCTGCGAGGGTGAGGAATCGGAAATAAAAGACTGGTTCAAGACCATCAACATCGCAGGCGTGGCGCTCAATGAGCAAGAGATTTTGAATGCCGTGTATAGCGGACCATTTGTAACACTGGCGCGCGAAGAGTTCAGCAACCCAAACAATAGCAATGTCCAAAAGTGGAGTTCGTACATCGCAGGCGATATACGTCGCCAAGAATATCTCGAACGGGCTTTGCAGTGGGTGAGTCGCGAAGATGTGGATCGCTACATGAGCCAGCATCGTTATGACACAAGCATTGATGAATTAAAAGCGTACTTCACGAAGGTTATCAACTGGATCGACGGTGTCTTTATTGATGTCGAGCGAGAGATGCGCGGACTTGAATGGGGTAGGTTGTACGAGATGTATCATACAACGCAGTATGAGCCGGCCCGGGTGCATGAGACAGTGCGACGACTCTATGGAGATGAGTTTGTCAAACGTCGCAGCGGCGTTTTTGAGTATATTCTCGGTGGAGAGTCAGATACAAAATTACTTGACGTGAGGGTGTTTGACGATCGCGACAAACGGGTAGTCTATGAGCGTCAAACAAATACGGCACACGAGAAAGATACTAGCAACTGCTCGTACTGTGCGATCGGACACGACGCAAATCAAGCGAAACTCTGGGGGTATAACGAAATGGATGCTGATCACGTAAGCGCATGGAGCAAGGGTGGCTCAACGTCGCTGGAAAATTGTGAGATGCTTTGTGTAGCGCACAACCGCGCAAAGGGAAATCGCTAG
- a CDS encoding adenine phosphoribosyltransferase, producing the protein MNYRSLVRCYPDFPKEGVLFWDFSYLLKDVHARNTAIQEIKEFLRDKKIDAIAAIESKGFTLGAILAHELQVPMVLIRKPNLVPGEVYSQEFVKEYGTGEYVIKADAVLPKERIVVVYDIMAGSGASKAAISLIEKSGGVVAGLAYVTELEYLGGREELAGYDILSLVRIRKKYDTVD; encoded by the coding sequence ATGAACTACAGGTCCTTGGTGAGATGTTACCCAGATTTTCCAAAGGAAGGGGTGCTATTCTGGGATTTTAGCTATTTGCTGAAAGACGTTCATGCCAGGAATACTGCCATCCAAGAAATAAAAGAGTTTTTGCGTGATAAGAAAATTGATGCAATCGCCGCTATTGAATCAAAGGGTTTCACTTTGGGTGCCATATTAGCCCACGAGCTACAGGTCCCGATGGTCCTTATTCGAAAGCCCAATCTGGTACCTGGCGAGGTTTACAGCCAAGAATTTGTCAAGGAATATGGTACGGGCGAATATGTGATTAAGGCCGATGCAGTGTTGCCAAAGGAGCGGATAGTGGTGGTATATGACATTATGGCGGGTAGCGGAGCGAGTAAGGCGGCTATTTCACTTATCGAAAAGAGTGGTGGTGTTGTGGCTGGCCTCGCATATGTCACTGAGCTCGAATATCTTGGCGGTCGCGAAGAGCTTGCAGGCTACGACATACTGTCACTGGTAAGGATAAGAAAAAAGTATGATACGGTTGATTAG
- a CDS encoding HAD family hydrolase, producing the protein MIRLISFDLQGVVSDATFSDTFWLEELPKLYAKRHNVDVAVAKRSLGDMFKAMGKYDLRYYDDAYWGAELGFSTADIITHIVPQPRVEKLLIEYIAGLSLPVVLLSTTTNRFIDYELGLNKQYFNKIYSCVDDFSTGGKTADVFGAIAREWGVKPNEIVHIGDNQEMDIDNALKAGVRAILYTGNPGAVVAQINHLLDGVDEGR; encoded by the coding sequence ATGATACGGTTGATTAGCTTTGACTTGCAGGGCGTGGTATCTGACGCAACGTTTTCGGATACATTTTGGTTGGAAGAGCTACCAAAACTATATGCGAAAAGGCACAATGTTGATGTTGCGGTAGCAAAACGATCGCTGGGAGATATGTTCAAAGCGATGGGCAAGTACGACCTACGCTACTACGATGACGCATATTGGGGGGCCGAGCTAGGATTTTCAACAGCCGATATCATAACGCATATAGTGCCGCAGCCTCGCGTAGAGAAACTGCTTATTGAATATATTGCAGGCCTTTCACTGCCGGTTGTGCTACTTTCGACAACGACGAACCGGTTCATAGATTACGAGCTTGGGCTGAACAAGCAGTACTTTAATAAAATATATTCCTGCGTTGACGATTTTTCGACTGGAGGGAAAACCGCCGATGTCTTTGGCGCGATCGCTAGGGAGTGGGGCGTAAAACCAAATGAGATTGTTCATATAGGTGACAACCAGGAAATGGATATTGATAACGCATTGAAAGCGGGCGTACGGGCAATTTTATATACTGGTAACCCCGGTGCAGTAGTTGCACAAATCAATCACTTGCTAGATGGCGTGGACGAGGGACGGTGA
- a CDS encoding G protein-coupled receptor family protein, which produces MDIPANLQEKLTTNISDTVNDQLSKIFMQYFLPTIIFMCVIIVLYVMRAIHRYRVDKAIFEIRDTLRAQRSTQQVVRPDTNQK; this is translated from the coding sequence ATGGATATCCCCGCAAACCTACAAGAGAAACTTACGACAAACATATCAGATACTGTCAATGACCAACTCTCAAAGATATTTATGCAGTACTTCTTGCCCACTATTATTTTCATGTGCGTTATCATCGTACTGTATGTCATGCGGGCCATCCACCGCTACCGAGTTGACAAAGCCATCTTCGAAATTCGTGACACCCTCCGTGCCCAGCGCAGCACTCAACAGGTCGTACGCCCAGACACCAATCAAAAGTAA
- a CDS encoding RNA recognition motif domain-containing protein — translation MATKLYVGKLSFNTTNDSLNALFAQFGTVVSAEVATDRETGRSRGFGFVEMENDADAQKAIETLDGKDFEERTIVVNVAKPREDRPRPQGGGNYRGGFGRR, via the coding sequence ATGGCAACAAAATTATATGTAGGCAAATTGTCTTTCAATACCACCAACGACAGCTTAAACGCGCTGTTCGCGCAGTTTGGCACCGTGGTGAGTGCGGAAGTCGCTACTGATCGAGAAACTGGCCGCTCGCGCGGGTTTGGATTCGTCGAAATGGAAAACGATGCCGACGCGCAAAAAGCGATCGAAACACTCGACGGCAAAGACTTTGAAGAGCGTACCATTGTGGTGAATGTCGCGAAGCCGCGCGAAGATCGCCCACGTCCACAGGGTGGCGGAAACTATCGTGGTGGCTTTGGTCGTCGCTAA